Proteins from a single region of Lampris incognitus isolate fLamInc1 chromosome 16, fLamInc1.hap2, whole genome shotgun sequence:
- the rlf gene encoding zinc finger protein Rlf → MAENSVGPEPEWSSRALDAAEDTLVAMETLLATLRAFEDVLRHQAISASSSTEYCDNFCQALMHYAGSRNSVEHGLPLLEVYCLSINCFAAARSHLTAESDSVALVLKRLALSCFELLLSVPENEIPYEAWVQFHHSVQIAHETLLQYGSTDLQALLQITGEGGAWSNPILTALLTGQHTTPEEVDAYISLEGEGFMEMRVKHLEKMGELAKAVVLAKACTECCLISNQPTFRQTYVSLLCHLLPNEEAIVEISRLDCKDVLEITCNLETEGEENTAFILCTTFLTQQLQQQNLYCSWELILLWSKLQRKIDPSSESLLERCLQLGAIAKTVHHLLYLVRVIQAEMQELGLASSVELSVKALQLPKQDDSETRISVCKTVSCLLPEDLEVLRACLLTEFLLGPCQEVFSSLEELYLRPDQKYDQENGVIPNSLRCELLLALKAYWPFDPEFWDWKTLKYHCITLLGLVPESEGEVGEEEEEVGMHVTVKQEPQGIKKDQESENQNRPNGRIDGLKEEQDELKSCDLEGCSNMSKTRAEREIKKLKFYCQICKRSVTESQILHHSKRHADGNSHRCPVCLERFQSRKELVPHMKQHIQNPLKFYKHYEKKKSLQKMVDEDEIEPGEITVDPSLMLYYQSTHDPDVLHHIVHQSKSENSKHVDGDEHITFDYIDLHFNLRNRDEYPCPGTHCTKTFKHSKYLYVHLKSEHKDDENVKHFHEMRDKREKCTYCRRHYVSAYHHRKHRKVHCLDEPYTCVVIGCGAQFSTSNELVTHKQTHGYQLNYRCELKGCYVTYSDLGQIYHHEAQHFRDAAFSCTSPECKKFFLSKKEFINHLATHGIVFSEKDFETQRKAKQKLIETVTEDTPCPRNSMVNGDKPTSSSTSCASSLCASGCKEPKGMITSVAVCFDGSKFTCGFEKCGMTFSRARDVQRHLKCAHPEHLKLENKEHKHDKERGSKAKGLNMKTEPSSEEKGKYEPSTQKPPNGADNERKESPQPSHNSTNSSSLTHNDAFKAILIGLSKLDLNSSNSHNGSCEPSNSISGSTVSQIALHQTVVAKCPVVLLQKKHLHVAEETVQVKPDQVPETTEIHTVESLATAKPYICKVKGCDFRTAQSFSLLRHLNIKHGHTIEQAKKMTSLKTTSFKPYTCQICSKSHREKTVLKAHYIQIHNLSEAAVEKMNCVSAQPVESRAPEPTKHSAQPLKDALEVRKKEVPSWQQRCHRRKASMMRRENEKNLKDHYPSGEEKGEEVVEDKVENREILNKNERNGEGEEGGSPQGRTTRRLVTKSNLCYILTKFSKPFHCVVKGCDAAFSTQGGLVRHLQVVHQYNRSQLLLEKDFDVHQNAEVKKDPTKKRPVSHSDEPQPQYKCHFANCNASYHLKSSLVRHTRELHCQPPEPILCQYKGCKRVFNHASALKKHILYSHCEYYDSFVLRLQSTHKKSISGCQKKLIVASPSPQTEEPTLSPTQSQKLSPTSEIANQSEEISEDKVEKKIIVTNKKRKEKRYEALIYRSHEEALQMCQDRCLLEGYPCMVQNCDSVVKYMQSMQRHYLTVHCMYKEDFYKNEDKLVFNAEQLEELIQRKSARPTITAACTPNGVRKMEYQTEPENSGGQSMPMSLHSIKTDSVDEDNQNPLGFPEEEPPPVEINNVLVGADDVLYGEPSTGGHTEEPAATTPNSHNQEEKLKWQNINTSLPAVTVDLSPPSSLRFTNEECFQDTLGSKEGGKMMNGSMPLSSPPARQPLKRKNELSEQPSNLKDAQPLCPPHPFDIASYKPMGFESSFLKFIQETSPSKEEDVTSLKRRESFKRSCSVKENNQLGISHTRSKRTRSPLLKPLVMTRDFTSVHNLKLDKALAGCGDLAIKQLQFLRPVVVLERPMCNTILPDLFPPDTNNSKLRFGS, encoded by the exons ATGGCGGAAAATAGTGTTGGGCCGGAGCCCGAGTGGAGTAGCCGGGCCCTGGACGCGGCCGAAGACACCCTGGTCGCAATGGAGACCTTGCTGGCCACGCTGAGAGCCTTCGAGGATGTGCTCAGGCATCAAGCCATATCAGCATCCTCCTCCACCGAGTACTGCGACAACTTCTGCCAG GCACTGATGCACTATGCCGGGAGCAGGAATTCTGTGGAGCATGGTCTGCCTCTTCTGGAAGTCTACTGCCTGTCTATAAATTGCTTTGCGGCTGCAAGGTCCCACCTCACTGCAGAGTCGGACAGTGTGGCCCTTGTGTTGAAGAGGCTTGCTTT GAGCTGTTTTGAGTTGTTACTATCAGTGCCTGAAAATGAAATCCCCTACGAAGCATGGGTTCAGTTTCACCACTCTGTTCAG ATTGCCCATGAAACCTTGTTGCAGTATGGGAGCACAGATCTCCAAGCTCTGCTCCAGATCACTGGAGAGGGAGGAGCATGGAGCAACCCCATCCTTACTGCCCTCCTCACTGGCCAGCACACCACCCCGGAGGAAG TTGATGCATACATTAGCTTGGAGGGTGAGGGCTTCATGGAAATGCGAGTGAAGCATCTGGAAAAGATGGGCGAACTTGCTAAGGCAGTGGTTCTGGCCAAGGCCTGCACTGAATGTTGCCTAATCTCCAACCAACCTACGTTCCGTCAGACTTACGTGTCCCTGCTCTGCCACCTGCTACCTAATGAGGAGGCCATTGTGGAG ATATCCAGGCTTGACTGTAAGGATGTCCTGGAGATCACATGTAATTTGGAAACCGAGGGAGAAGAAAATACAGCCTTCATTTTGTGTACCACATTCCTCACACAGCAGCTTCAGCAGCAGAACCTATACTGCTCCTG ggagtTGATACTGCTGTGGAGTAAGCTTCAGAGGAAGATTGATCCTTCTTCAGAGTCTCTGCTGGAGCGATGCCTCCAGCTAGGTGCCATCGCTAAAACAGTTCACCATTTGCTTTACCTGGTCCGCGTTATTCAGGCAGAG ATGCAAGAGCTTGGACTAGCGTCTTCTGTGGAGCTTTCTGTTAAAGCCCTCCAACTTCCAAAGCAGGATGACTCAGAAACAAGAATCTCTGTCTGTAAGACAGTTTCCTGCCTGCTTCCAGAAGACCTTGAGGTGTTGCGTGCCTGTCTACTCACAGAGTTCCTCCTTGGTCCATGCCAGGAGGTTTTCTCCAGCCTTGAAGAGCTTTACTTGCGCCCCGACCAGAAGTATGATCAGGAAAATGGAGTTATCCCTAACTCACTGCGCTGTGAACTGCTCCTGGCACTCAAAGCCTACTGGCCTTTTGACCCGGAATTCTGGGACTGGAAAACTCTGAAGTATCACTGCATCACCCTGCTAGGGCTGGTGCCAGAGTCAGAGGGGGaggtgggagaggaggaggaggaggtgggaatGCATGTAACAGTTAAACAGGAACCACAGGGAATAAAGAAGGATCAAGAGTCTGAGAACCAGAACAGACCGAATGGCAGAATTGATGGTCTCAAGGAGGAGCAGGATGAACTAAAATCCTGTGACTTAGAGGGCTGTTCTAACATGTCAAAAACTCGAGCTGAACGAGAGATTAAGAAACTTAAATTTTATTGTCAGATTTGTAAGCGGTCAGTTACAGAatcacaaatccttcaccattCCAAGAGACATGCAGATGGCAACAGCCACCGCTGTCCTGTGTGTTTGGAGAGATTTCAAAGCAGAAAGGAACTTGTTCCTCACATGAAACAACACATTCAAAATCCTTTAAAGTTTTATAAGCATTATGAAAAGAAAAAGAGTCTCCAAAAAATGGTAGATGAGGATGAGATTGAGCCAGGTGAAATCACTGTTGATCCTTCTTTAATGCTGTATTACCAGTCCACACATGATCCAGATGTACTACATCATATTGTGCACCAATCCAAATCTGAAAATTCAAAGCACGTAGATGGTGATGAGCACATCACATTTGATTACATTGATCTTCACTTCAACTTGAGGAATCGGGATGAGTACCCATGCCCAGGAACTCATTGCACAAAGACCTTCAAGCATTCCAAGTACTTATATGTCCACCTGAAGTCGGAACACAAAGATGATGAGAATGTGAAACACTTTCATGAAATGAGAGACAAGCGGGAGAAGTGTACTTATTGTAGGCGCCATTATGTTTCCGCATACCACCACAGAAAGCATCGCAAAGTGCACTGCCTTGATGAACCGTACACATGTGTGGTCATTGGCTGCGGTGCTCAATTTAGTACCTCTAATGAGCtggtcacacacaaacagacccatGGCTATCAGCTGAACTACCGGTGTGAGCTCAAAGGCTGTTATGTTACCTACTCTGATTTGGGACAGATATATCACCATGAAGCACAGCATTTCCGTGATGCAGCATTTAGCTGCACGAGTCCTGAATGTAAGAAATTCTTTTTATCCAAAAAAGAATTTATCAACCACTTAGCCACACATGGTATTGTCTTCTCTGAGAAAGATTTTGAGACTCAGAGAAAAGCCAAACAGAAACTCATTGAGACTGTCACTGAAGACACACCCTGCCCTAGGAACTCAATGGTCAATGGTGATAAACCAACCTCTTCATCAACTAGTTGTGCCTCCTCTTTGTGTGCATCAGGCTGCAAGGAGCCCAAGGGAATGATCACCTCTGTGGCAGTGTGTTTTGATGGAAGCAAGTTCACTTGTGGTTTTGAAAAGTGCGGTATGACATTCTCCAGAGCCAGAGATGTCCAGAGACACCTGAAATGTGCCCACCCAGAACACCTCAAGTTGGAGAACAAAGAACACAAACATGATAAAGAGCGGGGCTCAAAGGCAAAGGGGCTAAATATGAAAACTGAACCATCAAGTGAAGAAAAGGGGAAATATGAGCCTTCAACTCAAAAGCCACCTAATGGGGCTGATAATGAAAGAAAAGAATCTCCCcaacccagccacaacagtacaaacTCTTCAAGCCTTACCCACAATGATGCTTTCAAAGCGATTCTAATTGGGCTCAGCAAACTGGACCTTAATTCATCAAACTCTCACAATGGGTCATGTGAGCCCTCTAACTCCATCTCAGGGTCCACTGTGTCACAAATTGCCCTTCACCAAACTGTTGTCGCCAAGTGTCCAGTTGTATTGCTTCAAAAGAAACATCTACATGTGGCTGAGGAGACGGTACAAGTCAAACCTGACCAAGTACCAGAGACTACTGAAATACACACTGTTGAATCATTGGCCACTGCTAAGCCGTATATCTGCAAGGTCAAAGGTTGTGACTTCAGGACTGCACAGAGTTTCAGCTTATTGCGTCACCTTAACATCAAACATGGCCACACTATAGAACAAGCAAAAAAGATGACTTCTTTAAAAACCACATCTTTTAAACCTTACACGTGTCAGATTTGCTCCAAAAGCCATAGAGAAAAGACTGTATTGAAGGCACATTATATTCAGATACACAATCTTAGTGAGGCTGCAGTAGAGAAAATGAACTGTGTATCTGCTCAGCCTGTGGAAAGTAGAGCCCCGGAGCCCACAAAGCACTCAGCCCAGCCCTTGAAAGATGCTCTTGAGGTGAGAAAGAAAGAGGTCCCCAGCTGGCAGCAGAGATGCCACCGAAGAAAAGCAAGCATGATGAGAAGAGAAAATGAGAAAAACCTTAAGGATCACTATCCATCTGGAGAGGAGAAGGGGGAGGAGGTGGTAGAGGACAAGGTGGAGAATAGAGAAATACTCAATAAAAATGAGCGAAATGGGGAAGGTGAGGAAGGAGGATCACCACAAGGCAGAACTACTAGACGTTTGGTTACAAAAAGCAATCTCTGCTATATATTGACTAAATTCAGTAAGCCTTTCCACTGTGTTGTTAAAGGCTGTGATGCTGCTTTCTCAACTCAGGGAGGGCTTGTGCGCCACCTTCAAGTTGTCCATCAGTATAATCGCTCTCAACTTCTGCTGGAAAAGGATTTTGATGTGCATCAAAATGCAGAAGTTAAGAAGGACCCCACAAAGAAAAGACCTGTCTCCCACTCAGATGAACCTCAACCCCAATACAAATGTCACTTTGCCAATTGCAATGCCTCTTACCACCTAAAAAGCAGCTTAGTACGTCACACTCGTGAGTTACATTGTCAGCCACCAGAGCCAATACTTTGTCAGTATAAGGGTTGTAAGAGAGTGTTCAATCATGCCAGTGCTCTCAAAAAACATATTCTATATAGTCACTGTGAGTACTATGATTCATTTGTATTACGCCTGCAGAGCACTCACAAAAAGTCAATAAGCGGATGCCAAAAGAAGCTTATAGTCGCATCACCTAGTCCTCAGACAGAGGAACCCACTTTATCTCCTACACAGTCTCAGAAACTCAGTCCAACATCTGAGATTGCTAACCAGTCAGAGGAAATCAGTGAGGATAAAGTTGAGAAAAAAATCATTGtgacaaataaaaaaaggaaagaaaaacggTATGAGGCTTTGATTTACCGGTCTCATGAGGAGGCATTGCAGATGTGCCAAGACCGCTGTTTGCTTGAAGGCTACCCATGCATGGTTCAGAACTGTGATTCTGTAGTTAAGTATATGCAGAGCATGCAACGACACTACCTGACGGTTCACTGTATGTACAAAGAGGATTTCTACAAGAATGAGGACAAACTTGTTTTCAATGCTGAGCAGCTGGAGGAACTAATTCAGAGAAAGTCAGCCCGACCAACCATTACAGCAGCGTGCACACCTAATGGAGTGCGAAAAATGGAGTATCAGACAGAACCAGAAAACAGTGGTGGACAGTCCATGCCCATGAGCCTGCACTCTATCAAAACAGATTCAGTGGATGAAGACAACCAAAATCCACTGGGCTTCCCAGAGGAGGAGCCACCCCCTGTGGAGATAAACAATGTCCTCGTTGGTGCTGATGATGTGCTATATGGTGAACCAAGCACTGGTGGGCACACTGAAGAGCCAGCCGCCACAACACCAAACAGTCACAACCAGGAGGAGAAACTGAAATGGCAAAATATCAATACTTCTCTTCCTGCTGTCACTGTTGATCTCTCACCACCATCCTCACTTCGTTTCACTAATGAGGAGTGCTTCCAGGATACGTTGGGCAGTAAAGAGGGTGGCAAAATGATGAATGGGTCAATGCCACTGTCCAGTCCCCCGGCCCGCCAGCCACTAAAACGTAAAAATGAACTGTCTGAGCAGCCTTCTAACCTAAAGGATGCCCAGCCTCTCTGCCCTCCTCACCCTTTTGACATTGCCTCTTATAAGCCAATGGGTTTTGAGTCCTCGTTCCTGAAATTCATCCAAGAGACTAGTCCTTCTAAGGAGGAAGATGTGACATCACTCAAACGGCGAGAGTCTTTCAAACGCAGTTGTTCGGTGAAGGAGAACAACCAACTGGGAATCTCTCACACACGCAGCAAACGCACTCGTTCTCCACTGCTGAAACCCCTTGTAATGACTCGGGACTTCACATCAGTCCACAACTTGAAGTTGGACAAGGCCCTAGCTGGGTGTGGAGACCTGGCCATTAAGCAGCTTCAGTTCCTCAGACCTGTGGTTGTACTGGAGAGACCAATGTGTAACACCATCCTACCTGATCTCTTTCCTCCAGATACTAATAATAGTAAGCTACGTTTTGGAAGTTAG